Proteins from one Triticum aestivum cultivar Chinese Spring chromosome 7A, IWGSC CS RefSeq v2.1, whole genome shotgun sequence genomic window:
- the LOC123154991 gene encoding serine carboxypeptidase-like 19 isoform X2, whose amino-acid sequence MPQEYIVVINLWWFSSPTVLLWPQLTKDFCPMAISLYARLSASVPHLAAQRLSSLFLTSLETASPASPSWYVERHHNSGQKFDMSTMATMARFWCSLLLLWLCYLVLSPVDSSPVAITHLPGFDGPLPFSLETGYVEVDESNGAHLFYYFVESEKDPKGDPLLLWMQGGPGCSSLSGILYEMGPFRFDIQGYRRGRPTLLYRPETWTKVSNIIFIDSPIGSGFSYATTEEGFKSSDTKAVKMQVVFLKKWLHEHPQFLSNPLYVGGESYIVMIIPSLALEIHLSNKESGEEPLLNLKGYFAGNPMTDDRFDSAGTIRFFHGMAILSDELYEFAKESCGGNYSDPPNALCRESIQAIDNCTKDINLSHILEPSCEKIWSPRIQQATASNKTSSGLRVESLAGDDLMFPFKCRRDTYQLSYVWANDEGVRESLGIRQWRP is encoded by the exons ATGCCCCAAGAGTACATTGTGGTCATTAACTTGTGGTGGTTCTCCTCACCGACAGTGCTACTGTGGCCACAGCTAACCAAGGATTTTTGCCCCATGGCCATCTCCTTATACGCTCGTCTCTCAGCCTCAGTCCCTCACCTTGCTGCGCAGCGCCTGAGCTCTCTCTTTCTCACCTCGCTGGAGACCGCCTCGCCAGCAAGCCCCAGCTGGTACGTGGAGCGGCATCACAACAGTGGCCAGAAGTTCGACATGAGCACCATGGCAACCATGGCCAGATTCTGGTGCTCGCTCCTGCTCCTGTGGCTCTGCTATCTTGTCCTCTCTCCGGTGGACTCGTCGCCGGTTGCCATCACGCACCTGCCCGGCTTCGACGGGCCACTCCCATTCTCCCTCGAAACCGG GTATGTGGAGGTGGACGAAAGCAATGGTGCGCACCTTTTCTACTACTTCGTCGAGTCGGAGAAGGACCCCAAGGGAGACCCGCTGCTGCTGTGGATGCAGGGTGGACCCGGCTGCTCCAGCCTCTCTGGCATTCTCTACGAGATGG GGCCCTTCCGGTTTGACATCCAAGGGTACAGACGTGGACGCCCTACTTTGCTGTACCGACCGGAGACATGgaccaag GTCAGCAATATAATCTTTATTGATAGTCCTATTGGGTCTGGGTTCTCGTACGCCACAACTGAAGAAGGGTTCAAATCTAGTGATACCAAGGCAGTTAAAATGCAAGTCGTCTTCCTCAAAAAG TGGTTGCATGAGCACCCCCAGTTCCTCTCAAATCCACTTTATGTTGGTGGTGAATCATATATTGTTATGATCATACCCAGTCTTGCCCTAGAAATCCACTTATCAA ACAAGGAATCTGGGGAAGAACCGCTTCTTAACCTCAAG GGGTACTTTGCCGGGAATCCAATGACTGACGACAGGTTTGACAGCGCTGGTACAATCCGATTTTTTCATGGTATGGCAATACTATCGGACGAACTTTACGAG TTTGCCAAGGAGAGCTGTGGAGGAAACTACAGTGATCCACCCAATGCGTTATGTCGCGAGTCCATCCAAGCTATTGACAAT TGCACAAAAGATATCAACTTATCCCACATCCTGGAGCCCTCATGTGAGAAGATATGGAGCCCTAGGATTCAGCAAGCAACAGCAAGCAATAAAACAAGCAGTGGGCTCAGGGTGGAGTCCTTGGCTGGTGATGATCTCATGTTTCCCTTCAAGTGTAGA AGAGATACCTACCAGCTATCTTATGTATGGGCAAATGATGAAGGAGTAAGGGAGAGTCTTGGCATTCGCCAG TGGCGACCATGA
- the LOC123154991 gene encoding serine carboxypeptidase-like 18 isoform X1: protein MPQEYIVVINLWWFSSPTVLLWPQLTKDFCPMAISLYARLSASVPHLAAQRLSSLFLTSLETASPASPSWYVERHHNSGQKFDMSTMATMARFWCSLLLLWLCYLVLSPVDSSPVAITHLPGFDGPLPFSLETGYVEVDESNGAHLFYYFVESEKDPKGDPLLLWMQGGPGCSSLSGILYEMGPFRFDIQGYRRGRPTLLYRPETWTKVSNIIFIDSPIGSGFSYATTEEGFKSSDTKAVKMQVVFLKKWLHEHPQFLSNPLYVGGESYIVMIIPSLALEIHLSNKESGEEPLLNLKGYFAGNPMTDDRFDSAGTIRFFHGMAILSDELYEFAKESCGGNYSDPPNALCRESIQAIDNCTKDINLSHILEPSCEKIWSPRIQQATASNKTSSGLRVESLAGDDLMFPFKCRRDTYQLSYVWANDEGVRESLGIRQGTKGEWKRCALDIPYTRDITSTLEI, encoded by the exons ATGCCCCAAGAGTACATTGTGGTCATTAACTTGTGGTGGTTCTCCTCACCGACAGTGCTACTGTGGCCACAGCTAACCAAGGATTTTTGCCCCATGGCCATCTCCTTATACGCTCGTCTCTCAGCCTCAGTCCCTCACCTTGCTGCGCAGCGCCTGAGCTCTCTCTTTCTCACCTCGCTGGAGACCGCCTCGCCAGCAAGCCCCAGCTGGTACGTGGAGCGGCATCACAACAGTGGCCAGAAGTTCGACATGAGCACCATGGCAACCATGGCCAGATTCTGGTGCTCGCTCCTGCTCCTGTGGCTCTGCTATCTTGTCCTCTCTCCGGTGGACTCGTCGCCGGTTGCCATCACGCACCTGCCCGGCTTCGACGGGCCACTCCCATTCTCCCTCGAAACCGG GTATGTGGAGGTGGACGAAAGCAATGGTGCGCACCTTTTCTACTACTTCGTCGAGTCGGAGAAGGACCCCAAGGGAGACCCGCTGCTGCTGTGGATGCAGGGTGGACCCGGCTGCTCCAGCCTCTCTGGCATTCTCTACGAGATGG GGCCCTTCCGGTTTGACATCCAAGGGTACAGACGTGGACGCCCTACTTTGCTGTACCGACCGGAGACATGgaccaag GTCAGCAATATAATCTTTATTGATAGTCCTATTGGGTCTGGGTTCTCGTACGCCACAACTGAAGAAGGGTTCAAATCTAGTGATACCAAGGCAGTTAAAATGCAAGTCGTCTTCCTCAAAAAG TGGTTGCATGAGCACCCCCAGTTCCTCTCAAATCCACTTTATGTTGGTGGTGAATCATATATTGTTATGATCATACCCAGTCTTGCCCTAGAAATCCACTTATCAA ACAAGGAATCTGGGGAAGAACCGCTTCTTAACCTCAAG GGGTACTTTGCCGGGAATCCAATGACTGACGACAGGTTTGACAGCGCTGGTACAATCCGATTTTTTCATGGTATGGCAATACTATCGGACGAACTTTACGAG TTTGCCAAGGAGAGCTGTGGAGGAAACTACAGTGATCCACCCAATGCGTTATGTCGCGAGTCCATCCAAGCTATTGACAAT TGCACAAAAGATATCAACTTATCCCACATCCTGGAGCCCTCATGTGAGAAGATATGGAGCCCTAGGATTCAGCAAGCAACAGCAAGCAATAAAACAAGCAGTGGGCTCAGGGTGGAGTCCTTGGCTGGTGATGATCTCATGTTTCCCTTCAAGTGTAGA AGAGATACCTACCAGCTATCTTATGTATGGGCAAATGATGAAGGAGTAAGGGAGAGTCTTGGCATTCGCCAG GGAACTAAGGGGGAATGGAAAAGATGTGCTCTCGACATACCGTACACTAGAGATATAACAAGTACACTAGAGATATAA